In a genomic window of uncultured Flavobacterium sp.:
- a CDS encoding FdtA/QdtA family cupin domain-containing protein, with translation MNNIKNVRLIEIPKIQDRRGNLSVIEGEAIPFTFKRVYYLYDVPSGSKRGGHAHKQQQEFLIALSGSFDVILKDGKSIETITLNKPNFGLLIEDGIWRELKNFSSGSVCLVLASDEFDEEDYIREFKEFKLFKNR, from the coding sequence ATGAACAATATAAAGAATGTTCGTTTAATCGAAATTCCAAAAATTCAAGATAGGCGCGGTAATCTTTCAGTTATTGAAGGCGAAGCGATACCATTTACATTCAAAAGAGTGTATTATTTGTACGATGTGCCTAGCGGAAGTAAACGTGGCGGTCATGCTCATAAACAGCAACAAGAGTTTTTAATTGCTTTGAGCGGAAGTTTTGATGTAATTCTGAAAGACGGAAAATCAATTGAGACTATAACGCTTAACAAACCAAATTTTGGGTTGTTAATTGAAGATGGAATCTGGAGAGAATTAAAAAATTTTTCTTCAGGATCCGTTTGTCTTGTACTGGCTTCTGATGAATTTGATGAAGAAGATTATATCAGAGAATTTAAAGAATTTAAGTTATTTAAAAACCGATGA
- a CDS encoding glycosyltransferase family A protein has translation MAFFSVIIPLYNKENFIENTIKSVLNQTFQDFEIIVINDGSTDKSEEKLLQFKDLRIQYFSKDNEGVSIARNYGVEKAKSNFITFLDADDYWYPNFLKVMHEATQLFPEQKVFSGAIEIETSKKTFPATYSIQKKGDFELVNYFHGSLKTTAICTSCAVFDKDLFNEIGLFDPKIKSGQDTDLWIRIGLIYPVVFSWKILARYVYDENSLSKNNNFLNSKMDFSKFSELEKTNADLKLFLDLNRFSLAIKSKLVSDKAMFDYYYKGIDLKKISFKKRFLLQLPPFFLQFLIQIKLKMANLGIGSSVFK, from the coding sequence ATGGCTTTTTTTTCTGTTATAATCCCATTATACAACAAAGAAAATTTTATCGAAAACACGATAAAAAGTGTCTTGAATCAAACTTTTCAGGATTTCGAAATTATTGTGATTAATGACGGATCAACAGATAAAAGCGAAGAGAAACTATTACAATTTAAAGATCTTAGAATTCAATATTTCTCCAAAGACAACGAAGGTGTTTCTATAGCTCGGAATTATGGTGTCGAAAAAGCAAAATCTAATTTCATAACTTTCCTTGACGCCGATGATTACTGGTATCCAAATTTTTTGAAAGTAATGCATGAAGCTACACAGCTTTTTCCGGAGCAAAAAGTTTTTTCAGGAGCAATTGAAATTGAAACTTCAAAGAAAACATTTCCAGCCACATATTCCATACAAAAAAAAGGCGATTTTGAATTAGTCAATTACTTTCATGGAAGTTTAAAAACAACAGCAATTTGCACTTCTTGTGCTGTATTTGATAAAGATCTTTTTAACGAAATTGGTTTATTTGACCCAAAAATAAAAAGTGGCCAGGATACTGATCTCTGGATTAGAATAGGTTTGATATATCCTGTTGTATTCTCTTGGAAAATTCTTGCCCGTTATGTTTATGATGAAAATAGTTTATCTAAAAACAATAACTTTTTAAATTCTAAAATGGACTTTTCAAAATTTTCCGAACTTGAAAAAACAAATGCCGATCTTAAACTTTTTTTAGATTTAAATCGATTTTCACTCGCAATCAAAAGCAAATTAGTTTCGGACAAAGCCATGTTTGACTATTATTATAAAGGAATTGATTTAAAAAAAATTAGTTTCAAAAAAAGATTTCTATTGCAGCTTCCTCCCTTTTTTCTACAATTTTTAATTCAGATAAAACTCAAAATGGCAAACCTTGGAATTGGCTCATCGGTTTTTAAATAA
- a CDS encoding ATP-binding cassette domain-containing protein yields the protein MSQIVLSLKEVTIYQEGRKILSHINLDVQHGEFIYIIGKTGSGKSSFMKTLYGDLPLTEGEGHIVEFDLAALKESEIPYLRRKIGIVFQDFKLLPDRSVKDNMLFVLKATGWTEKEAMEHKIDEVLDKVGMKDFLNKMPHQLSGGEQQRVAIARALLNDPEFILADEPTGNLDPQTSSEVLEVLKKINANGKTIIMATHDYALLMKFPSKTLKCEDERIFEVVQRNV from the coding sequence ATGTCACAAATCGTACTGTCTCTTAAAGAAGTAACTATATATCAGGAAGGAAGAAAAATTTTATCTCATATTAATTTAGATGTTCAACATGGTGAATTTATCTATATAATTGGAAAAACAGGTTCTGGAAAAAGTAGCTTTATGAAAACATTGTACGGTGATTTGCCTTTAACTGAAGGTGAAGGTCATATCGTTGAGTTTGATTTGGCGGCATTAAAAGAAAGTGAAATTCCGTATTTGAGACGTAAAATTGGAATTGTATTTCAGGATTTCAAATTGCTTCCGGATCGTTCTGTAAAAGACAATATGCTTTTTGTATTGAAAGCAACTGGCTGGACAGAAAAAGAAGCAATGGAACATAAAATTGATGAAGTTCTGGACAAAGTAGGAATGAAAGATTTCCTGAATAAAATGCCACACCAACTTTCTGGAGGAGAACAACAACGTGTTGCGATTGCAAGAGCATTGCTAAACGATCCTGAATTTATTCTTGCCGATGAACCAACCGGAAACCTTGATCCACAAACAAGTTCTGAAGTTCTTGAAGTATTGAAAAAAATCAATGCAAACGGTAAAACGATTATCATGGCAACTCATGATTATGCGCTATTGATGAAATTCCCGTCTAAAACCTTAAAATGTGAAGACGAAAGAATTTTTGAAGTCGTGCAACGCAATGTGTAA
- a CDS encoding glycosyltransferase, translating into MLSILIPTYNYNVVSLVEKLHNQALELSIAFEIICLDDASAFFTNENQQINQFQNCSFLVLQENIGRSAIRNLLAQKAIYENLLFLDADTIPVHKDFLSKYILQINNDERIVYGGILYESAQPSKNKLLRWVYGTKREALTTSDRNKNPYISFLTLNFLIKKSIFSKVNFNESIPNLRHEDTLFSYELMQQKIEVIHIENTVYHLGLEDNETFLRKSEEAVIGLKNLVDSNLISSNYVKLSHYFLLIKKYGFQHIIAFGFKTSKSLFLRQLFSKKPSLFLFDLYRLGYYCTLKSK; encoded by the coding sequence ATGCTTTCTATATTAATTCCTACTTATAATTATAATGTTGTTTCATTAGTTGAAAAACTGCATAATCAAGCTTTGGAATTAAGTATTGCTTTTGAAATTATTTGCTTAGATGATGCTTCCGCTTTTTTTACAAATGAAAACCAGCAAATTAATCAATTTCAGAATTGCTCTTTTTTAGTTTTACAGGAAAATATCGGACGAAGTGCAATTCGGAATTTACTGGCGCAAAAAGCAATTTACGAAAACTTGCTTTTTCTTGATGCTGATACAATTCCAGTCCACAAAGACTTTCTATCTAAATATATTTTACAAATAAATAATGATGAAAGAATAGTCTACGGAGGTATTTTGTACGAAAGCGCACAACCATCAAAAAACAAGCTTTTACGTTGGGTTTACGGGACAAAACGTGAGGCATTAACAACTTCAGATCGAAATAAAAATCCTTACATTTCATTTTTGACTTTAAACTTTTTAATTAAAAAAAGTATTTTCTCAAAAGTCAATTTCAATGAAAGTATTCCAAATCTAAGGCATGAAGATACTTTGTTTTCGTATGAATTAATGCAACAAAAAATTGAAGTTATTCATATAGAAAATACCGTTTATCATCTGGGATTAGAAGATAATGAGACATTCTTAAGAAAATCTGAAGAAGCTGTAATTGGATTAAAAAATCTCGTAGATTCTAATTTAATTTCCTCTAATTATGTAAAACTCTCTCATTACTTTTTACTTATAAAAAAATACGGTTTTCAACATATTATTGCTTTTGGTTTTAAAACTTCAAAATCTCTTTTTCTGAGACAATTGTTTAGCAAAAAACCATCATTATTTCTTTTCGATTTGTATCGATTGGGCTATTATTGCACTTTAAAATCAAAATAA
- a CDS encoding tetratricopeptide repeat protein: MRRLSWFFLLHIILISTIVSAQKSAIYTYDLKTFDKALALYNDKQYASAQLIFEYVKNNATTEEVQSDCAYYIANCAIRTNKANADALMEKFVEDYPTSTKQNQAYVEVAQFFFEQGNYPKALQWFDKVDESYMSKSDSDKFNFQKGYSYFNAKKKKEATTYFNKVVNSPEFGSQAKYYLGFMAYEGDDYKEATKYFDEVSGEEKYKEKLSYYQADMNFKLGNFQKAIDLGQTAMSKSNAIEKSELNKIIGESYFNLKQYGKAIPFLEQYAGKKGKWNNTDFYQLGYAYYEQKDYEKAISQFNKIIEGKDFVAQNAYYHLGLSYLNTGKKQEALNAFKNASEMDFNAQIQEDAALNYAKVSYDIGNAYQTVPGILLDFLKKYPNNSSRSEVEKLLVDSYISTKNYKEALVLLEKNRSAENKAAYQKVLFYRGLELYNESNYQEAGKMFKSAISEQKTPEFTARATFWKAETEYLSDDFQNALLSYKQFAGLAAAKTTDEYKNINYNIGYTYFKLKEYDSAGNSFQAQIDNAKEDKVRLNDSYLRLGDCRFVSAKYSAANEAYAKAIEAKGVDADYAQFQKAISYGFMSKNDKKIDELNNFIQMYKKSEYRDDALFELGNTYVAEKKNDQALKTYDQLISEYKNGSFTSKSILRQGLIYYNSDRDDQALVKFKKVAAEFPKTPEALEAVSTARLIYVDSGKVDEYATWVRTLDFVSVTDAELDNDTYDAAFKQYSQNNSKQAITGFAGYIAKFSSGLHALEANFYLAQLYFAEGSETKSTSNYQYVIDQPRSEFTEQALTRLGQIFLKAKDCDKSIPVLVRLENEADFPQNKSFAQANLMKCYYDKKNYDNSVVYADKVLQNAKADANVKSDAQIIVARAAMQTGDEAKAKAAYAKLSATSKGELAAEALYYDAYFKTKEGKFDASNVSVQKLAKNYSAYKYYGAKSLVLMAKNFYGLKDSYQATYILDNVINNFTDYPDVVEEAKTELSAIKLEESKTNSSINK; this comes from the coding sequence ATGCGTAGACTTTCCTGGTTCTTTTTACTCCATATAATCCTTATTTCGACCATAGTTTCGGCACAAAAATCAGCTATATATACTTACGATTTAAAGACTTTTGACAAAGCACTGGCTTTATACAATGACAAACAATATGCGTCGGCTCAACTTATTTTTGAATATGTAAAAAACAACGCAACGACCGAAGAAGTTCAGTCAGATTGTGCTTATTACATCGCCAATTGCGCCATTAGAACCAACAAAGCAAATGCTGATGCTTTGATGGAAAAATTTGTTGAAGATTATCCAACAAGTACAAAACAAAATCAGGCTTATGTAGAAGTTGCTCAGTTTTTCTTTGAACAGGGAAATTATCCAAAAGCGTTGCAATGGTTTGACAAAGTGGATGAAAGTTATATGAGTAAATCTGATTCGGATAAGTTTAATTTTCAAAAAGGATACAGTTATTTCAATGCCAAAAAGAAAAAAGAAGCTACTACATATTTTAATAAAGTGGTAAATTCTCCTGAATTTGGTTCTCAAGCCAAATATTATCTTGGATTTATGGCTTATGAAGGCGACGATTATAAAGAAGCGACTAAATATTTTGATGAAGTTTCGGGCGAAGAAAAATACAAAGAAAAGCTGTCGTATTATCAGGCCGATATGAATTTCAAATTAGGAAATTTCCAAAAAGCAATCGATTTGGGACAAACTGCAATGTCTAAATCAAATGCTATTGAAAAATCTGAATTGAATAAAATTATTGGAGAAAGTTATTTTAATTTAAAACAATACGGCAAAGCGATTCCGTTTTTAGAGCAATATGCTGGTAAAAAAGGAAAGTGGAACAATACGGATTTTTACCAATTAGGATATGCTTATTATGAGCAAAAAGACTATGAAAAAGCAATTTCTCAATTCAATAAAATCATTGAAGGGAAAGATTTCGTAGCTCAAAATGCGTATTATCATTTAGGTTTAAGTTATCTAAATACGGGTAAAAAACAAGAAGCTTTGAATGCTTTTAAAAATGCTTCGGAAATGGATTTTAATGCACAAATTCAGGAAGATGCGGCTTTAAATTATGCTAAAGTGAGTTATGATATTGGGAATGCATATCAAACTGTTCCTGGAATTTTACTTGATTTCTTAAAAAAATATCCAAATAATTCAAGCAGATCTGAGGTAGAAAAATTATTGGTCGATTCTTATATTTCGACTAAAAACTATAAAGAAGCTTTGGTTTTATTAGAGAAAAACAGATCGGCAGAAAATAAAGCGGCATATCAAAAAGTACTTTTTTACAGAGGTTTAGAATTGTATAATGAATCAAATTATCAAGAAGCCGGAAAGATGTTCAAAAGCGCTATAAGCGAACAAAAAACACCTGAATTTACAGCTCGTGCGACTTTCTGGAAAGCTGAAACTGAATATCTTTCAGATGATTTTCAGAATGCTTTATTAAGCTACAAACAGTTTGCTGGTTTGGCTGCAGCCAAAACTACTGACGAGTATAAAAACATCAATTACAATATTGGTTACACTTATTTTAAACTGAAAGAATACGATTCAGCAGGAAATTCTTTTCAGGCACAAATTGATAATGCAAAAGAAGATAAAGTTCGTTTGAATGATTCGTATTTACGTTTGGGAGATTGCCGTTTTGTGAGTGCAAAATATAGTGCTGCAAATGAAGCTTACGCAAAAGCGATCGAAGCAAAAGGTGTTGATGCGGATTATGCTCAATTTCAAAAAGCAATTTCATATGGTTTTATGTCTAAAAATGATAAGAAAATTGATGAATTGAATAATTTCATTCAGATGTATAAAAAATCAGAATATCGTGATGATGCTTTATTCGAATTGGGAAATACTTATGTGGCTGAAAAGAAAAATGATCAGGCGCTTAAAACTTACGATCAGTTAATCTCTGAATATAAAAACGGTTCATTTACGTCGAAATCTATTTTGAGACAAGGTTTGATTTATTACAACTCAGATCGTGATGATCAGGCTTTGGTTAAATTCAAAAAAGTCGCAGCAGAATTTCCAAAAACTCCGGAAGCTTTAGAGGCAGTTTCTACAGCGAGATTGATTTATGTTGATTCCGGAAAAGTCGATGAATATGCAACTTGGGTTCGTACGCTGGATTTTGTTTCGGTTACAGATGCTGAATTGGATAATGATACTTATGATGCAGCTTTCAAACAATACAGTCAAAATAACAGCAAACAGGCAATTACAGGTTTTGCAGGTTATATCGCTAAATTTTCGTCAGGACTTCATGCGCTTGAAGCTAATTTTTATTTGGCACAATTGTATTTTGCAGAAGGTTCAGAAACGAAATCAACTTCAAATTATCAATATGTAATCGATCAGCCAAGAAGTGAATTTACAGAACAAGCGTTAACGCGTTTGGGGCAAATTTTCTTAAAAGCAAAAGATTGCGACAAATCGATTCCGGTTTTGGTACGTTTAGAAAACGAAGCCGATTTTCCTCAGAATAAAAGTTTTGCACAAGCTAATTTGATGAAATGTTATTATGACAAAAAAAATTACGATAATTCGGTTGTGTATGCAGACAAAGTGTTGCAAAACGCAAAAGCCGATGCAAATGTAAAATCTGATGCACAAATTATCGTAGCGCGTGCGGCAATGCAAACTGGTGATGAAGCTAAAGCTAAAGCTGCTTACGCGAAATTATCGGCAACTTCAAAAGGAGAATTAGCAGCAGAAGCGTTGTATTATGATGCTTATTTTAAAACTAAAGAAGGCAAGTTTGATGCTTCGAATGTTTCAGTTCAGAAGTTGGCCAAAAACTATTCGGCTTATAAATATTATGGAGCGAAGAGTTTGGTTTTGATGGCGAAAAACTTCTACGGATTAAAAGACAGTTATCAGGCAACTTACATTTTGGATAACGTAATCAACAATTTTACAGATTATCCGGATGTTGTCGAAGAAGCTAAAACGGAATTAAGTGCAATTAAGTTAGAGGAATCAAAAACGAATTCGTCTATTAATAAGTAA
- a CDS encoding PhzF family phenazine biosynthesis protein, which yields MNLPFYIIDVFADKKYAGNQLAVFLDAENLNKEQMQQIAREINFAESTFITKLDLENNKAEIKIFTPAHEMQFAGHPIIGTSWVLMNKIFENSPENLKLNVPIGPIAIHKTEDLIWLKAAQPKFWDIFSKEDFGVFSNLKNHDFENQFPIQEVTTGSAFVMVGLSSKRALENLVLDKDKTDDWLKKNCKTDHRGLYFYYLEGSKLFSRMLCIEHNQLVEDAATGSASTCLQAFLLKYHKPEIDLINYQGDYIDRPSQIYFKGSLNENDFDIKIGGKAQFVAKGEWEA from the coding sequence ATGAATTTACCTTTTTATATAATCGATGTTTTTGCTGATAAAAAATATGCCGGAAATCAATTGGCGGTTTTTTTAGATGCGGAAAATTTGAATAAAGAACAAATGCAGCAGATTGCTCGCGAAATTAATTTTGCTGAAAGCACTTTTATTACCAAGCTGGATTTAGAAAATAATAAAGCAGAGATTAAAATTTTTACGCCAGCGCATGAAATGCAATTTGCGGGTCATCCGATAATTGGAACTTCGTGGGTTTTGATGAATAAAATATTTGAGAATTCGCCTGAAAACTTAAAGTTGAATGTTCCGATTGGACCAATTGCAATTCATAAAACAGAAGATTTGATTTGGCTTAAAGCCGCACAACCAAAATTCTGGGATATTTTTTCGAAAGAAGATTTTGGTGTTTTCAGTAATTTAAAAAATCACGATTTCGAAAATCAATTTCCAATTCAGGAAGTAACAACCGGAAGCGCCTTTGTAATGGTTGGATTAAGTAGTAAAAGAGCCTTAGAAAATCTGGTTTTAGACAAAGATAAAACGGATGATTGGCTGAAAAAGAACTGCAAAACAGATCATAGAGGTTTATACTTTTATTATTTAGAAGGTTCAAAATTGTTTAGCCGAATGTTGTGCATAGAACACAATCAATTGGTTGAAGATGCTGCAACAGGAAGCGCAAGTACGTGTTTACAAGCTTTTCTTTTAAAATATCATAAACCTGAAATTGATCTGATTAATTATCAGGGAGATTATATCGATCGTCCATCTCAGATTTATTTCAAAGGAAGTTTAAACGAAAATGACTTTGATATAAAAATAGGAGGAAAAGCTCAGTTTGTTGCAAAAGGGGAGTGGGAAGCTTAG
- a CDS encoding TonB-dependent receptor, whose product MKINCQNKIIVLLLLFVVQLSFSQKKNESIGTETVNVVKPYSPTISDAFKVKETPSLDDSGNQPKETIKYSILSVPVASTFTPSKGNAQGVDKAKKEKLFNNYATLGVGNYGTLNAELFVNQDLGNNDYVAGMFRHHSSQGGISGVDLNDEFYDTALNVGYGVNNRDMSWNVDLGYQNQLYNWYGLPADFGMTLPPAQQEDLIRGINANHSYNTIALGGNIEFNEGIFSKIATKFTHFSDSFSSSENRFYLKPTFKVDVMDQSINTNVIIDHVSGSFENNYARNNTEPLKYSLTNFGIEPSFVIHENDWTLELGAGLYYGLDSENSGNKFYIYPKVNASYKLVGDLMIFYTGVYGALNQNSYADFVTENPFLSPTLNMRPTSNQYTVFAGLKGKLANNVSYNLTGSYLNEKDKALFKSNDYTEDLANENYAYGNSFGVVYDDVRTFRFYGELKADFSENVSFGINGTFNSYKFDGLEAWNLPSMKLSSNLDVNITKQWYAGLNVFFVGERKDMQSNLNSGVDPVVTTLKSYFDANAHVGYKYNERLTFFLKLNNIGNQAYEKWLNYPVQGFQVLVGGNYKFDF is encoded by the coding sequence ATGAAGATTAATTGCCAGAATAAAATCATTGTTTTACTACTATTGTTTGTTGTCCAGCTTTCGTTTTCACAGAAGAAAAATGAAAGCATTGGTACAGAAACCGTGAATGTGGTAAAACCGTATTCGCCAACAATTTCAGATGCATTTAAAGTGAAAGAAACACCTTCGCTTGACGATTCAGGAAATCAGCCTAAAGAAACTATAAAATACAGTATTTTGTCGGTTCCGGTGGCTTCAACTTTCACGCCTTCAAAAGGAAATGCACAAGGTGTGGATAAAGCTAAAAAAGAAAAATTGTTTAATAATTACGCGACTTTGGGAGTTGGAAATTATGGTACTTTAAATGCTGAATTATTCGTAAATCAGGATTTAGGAAATAATGATTATGTGGCGGGAATGTTTCGCCATCATTCTTCTCAGGGCGGAATTAGCGGCGTAGATTTAAATGATGAATTTTATGATACAGCGTTAAATGTTGGTTATGGTGTAAATAACCGTGATATGTCTTGGAATGTTGATTTGGGATATCAAAATCAATTGTATAATTGGTACGGTTTGCCTGCTGATTTTGGTATGACTTTGCCGCCGGCGCAACAAGAAGATTTGATTAGAGGAATTAATGCAAATCACTCTTATAATACAATTGCTTTAGGCGGAAATATCGAATTTAATGAAGGTATTTTTAGCAAAATAGCAACAAAATTCACGCATTTTTCGGATAGTTTTTCTTCTTCAGAAAATCGTTTTTATCTAAAACCTACTTTCAAAGTAGATGTTATGGATCAATCGATAAATACGAATGTAATTATTGATCACGTAAGTGGATCTTTCGAAAATAATTATGCTCGTAATAATACTGAACCGTTAAAATACAGTTTGACTAATTTTGGAATTGAGCCTAGTTTTGTGATTCATGAAAACGATTGGACTTTAGAATTGGGAGCTGGATTGTATTATGGTTTGGATTCTGAAAACAGCGGAAACAAGTTTTATATTTATCCAAAAGTAAATGCTTCTTATAAATTAGTGGGCGATTTGATGATTTTCTATACGGGAGTTTATGGTGCTTTAAATCAAAACTCTTATGCTGATTTTGTAACGGAAAATCCATTTTTATCACCAACTTTAAACATGAGACCAACAAGTAATCAATATACTGTTTTTGCAGGTTTAAAAGGGAAATTAGCAAACAATGTAAGCTATAATTTGACTGGTTCTTATTTGAATGAAAAAGATAAGGCTTTGTTTAAAAGCAATGATTATACAGAAGATCTTGCAAATGAAAACTACGCTTACGGAAACTCTTTTGGAGTTGTTTATGATGATGTGAGAACGTTTCGTTTTTATGGAGAATTAAAAGCTGATTTTTCAGAAAATGTTTCTTTTGGAATTAACGGAACTTTTAATAGTTACAAATTCGACGGTTTGGAAGCGTGGAATTTGCCTTCGATGAAATTGAGTTCAAATCTTGATGTAAATATTACAAAACAATGGTACGCTGGTTTGAATGTTTTCTTTGTTGGAGAACGTAAGGATATGCAATCGAATTTGAATTCTGGAGTTGATCCGGTTGTTACAACGCTAAAAAGCTATTTTGATGCCAATGCGCACGTAGGATATAAATATAATGAGCGCTTAACGTTTTTCCTGAAGCTTAATAATATTGGAAATCAGGCTTACGAAAAATGGTTGAATTATCCTGTACAAGGATTTCAGGTTTTAGTGGGAGGAAATTATAAATTTGATTTTTAA